One region of Astyanax mexicanus isolate ESR-SI-001 chromosome 15, AstMex3_surface, whole genome shotgun sequence genomic DNA includes:
- the cby1 gene encoding protein chibby homolog 1: MPLFGNTFSPKKTPPRKSASLNSLHTLDRSTREVELGVEYGAPVLNIGGQSLKFEEGQWITESGGNMSSKEVQKLKKRNLQLEEENNLLKLKIELLLDMLTETTAESHLVLKELEDMKNHYKRKK, translated from the exons ATGCCTCTTTTTGGCAACACATTCAGTCCTAAGAAGACACCACCTCGAAAATCAGCATCTCTCAACAGTCTTCACACA TTAGATCGATCCACTAGGGAGGTAGAGTTGGGTGTGGAGTATGGAGCACCTGTATTGAATATTGGAGGTCAGAGTTTAAAATTTGAAGAAGGACAGTGGATTACCG AGTCAGGAGGCAACATGTCCAGCAAAGAGGTGCAGAAGCTGAAAAAGAGAAACCTTCAGTTAGAAGAGGAAAATAATCTTTTGAAGCTTAAGATTGAACTATTGTTGGATATG CTGACAGAAACCACAGCAGAGTCACATCTAGTACTGAAGGAACTAGAAGACATGAAGAATCATTACAAAAGAAAGAAGTGA
- the pdap1a gene encoding pdgfa associated protein 1a, which yields MPRGGKKGYKGRGKQFSNPEEIDRQMRAQREKEANGGVERESASDSEEESSSEDEQDQKKSGVAGLIEIENPNRISQKSKKVTEIDDNAPKELSRREREEIEKQKAKERYMKLHLEGKTEQARADLARLAIIKKQREDAAKKREEMRKEKEAQEAKSKR from the exons ATGCCCAGAGGAG GAAAAAAAGGCTACAAAGGTCGTGGCAAACAGTTCAGCAATCCTGAAGAAATTGACCGACAGATGCGAGCACAGAGGGAAAAA gaGGCAAATGGTGGTGTAGAACGTGAAAGTGCTTCAGACTCTGAGGAGGAAAGCAGCAGTGAAGATGAGCAA GACCAAAAGAAGAGTGGAGTGGCAGGATTGATTGAAATCGAGAATCCAAATCGTATCTCCCAGAAAAGCAAAAAAGTTACAGAAATAGACGACAATGCGCCAAAAGAGCTCTCGCGCAGAGAAAG AGAGGAGATTGAGAAACAGAAAGCAAAGGAGCGCTACATGAAGCTGCATCTAGAGGGGAAGACTGAGCAGGCCAGGGCAGATTTGGCTAGACTTGCTATTATTAAGAAACAAAGAGAAGATGCAgccaaaaaaagagaagaaatgagGAAAG aAAAAGAGGCACAGGAGGCCAAGTCTAAACGTTAG
- the slc16a8 gene encoding monocarboxylate transporter 3: MGAGVVDKVKPPDGGWGWIVLLGGFVITGFSYAFPKAISVYFKELMRDFGCGYSDTAWISSIMLAMLYGSGPVSSIMVNRYGCRPVMLFGGLLASAGMIGASFTTNIIQLYLTAGVITGLGLALNFQPSLIMLGCYFDKRRPLANGLAAAGSPVFLSVLSPLGQVLLERYGWRGGFLIMGGLLLNCCTCGAVMRPLRCRVRTTAARGEANALELKEMLPSKPGQENSNVNTKANKENNKKKKLLDFSVLRDKGLVIYIIAKFIVVLGLFVPTILLVNYAKDQGIPDKDAAFLLSIIGFIDIFARPTCGIVAGLKWVRPKMPYFFSIALLFNGLTDVCSARSTDYKGLVIFCVFFGLSYGMVGALQFEVLMGITGTDTFSSALGLVLLFEAVAVLIGPPSAGRLVDAYKNYELIFYMAGGELITAGIFLTVASYRCLKRRRNKDTGLGEDSDIESNHTEHNHNSHESNCAIKDNER; the protein is encoded by the exons ATGGGGGCTGGTGTTGTAGATAAAGTGAAGCCTCCAGATGGAGGCTGGGGCTGGATCGTGCTTCTTGGGGGTTTCGTCATCACAGGCTTCTCCTATGCCTTTCCTAAAGCCATAAGTGTGTACTTTAAGGAACTGATGCGAGACTTTGGGTGTGGCTACAGCGACACGGCATGGATTTCCTCCATCATGCTGGCCATGCTGTATGGCTCAG GCCCAGTTTCTAGTATTATGGTGAACAGGTATGGCTGTCGTCCAGTCATGCTCTTTGGGGGACTGTTGGCATCAGCTGGGATGATTGGGGCTTCTTTTACCACCAACATCATTCAACTTTACCTCACAGCTGGGGTAATCACAG GTCTTGGCCTGGCTCTGAATTTCCAGCCCTCTTTAATTATGCTTGGATGCTATTTTGATAAGCGCAGGCCTCTGGCCAACGGACTGGCTGCTGCTGGGAGTCCAGTCTTTCTATCAGTTCTCTCTCCACTAGGACAAGTACTGCTGGAACGCTATGGCTGGAGAGGTGGCTTCCTCATCATGGGCGGCTTGCTGCTTAACTGCTGCACCTGTGGAGCTGTTATGAGACCACTGAGATGCAGAGTTAGGACAACTGCAGCCAGGGGTGAGGCGAATGCTCTAGAGCTGAAAGAGATGCTCCCATCAAAACCTGGCCAGGAGAACAGCAATGTAAATACTAAAGCTAATaaggaaaacaacaagaaaaagaagcTCCTTGATTTCAGTGTGCTTCGTGATAAGGGACTTGTAATTTATATTATTGCCAAATTCATAGTCGTCCttggtttgtttgttccaacaattCTCTTGGTCAACTATGCCAAAGACCAAGGTATTCCCGACAAGGATGCAGCCTTTTTGCTTTCCATTATTGGATTCATTGATATTTTTGCTCGCCCAACATGTGGCATAGTGGCAGGCCTAAAATGGGTAAGGCCCAAGATGCCCTATTTCTTCAGCATAGCCTTACTTTTTAATGGCCTTACAGATGTTTGCTCAGCCAGAAGTACAGACTACAAAGGACTGGTTATCTTCTGTGTGTTCTTTGGGCTTTCATATGGTATGGTGGGAGCTCTGCAGTTTGAAGTGCTGATGGGTATTACAGGAACTGACACTTTTTCCAGCGCCCTGGGACTGGTGCTTCTTTTTGAGGCAGTGGCAGTACTCATTGGACCTCCTTCTGCTG GGCGTTTAGTGGATGCTTACAAGAACTATGAGCTGATTTTCTATATGGCTGGAGGAGAGCTGATCACGGCTGGCATATTCCTTACTGTAGCATCATATCGCTGCCTCAAGCGACGAAGGAATAAGGACACAGGCTTGGGAGAAGACTCTGATATTGAGAGCAACCATACTGAACATAACCATAATAGCCATGAATCCAACTGTGCCATAAAAGATAATGAAAGATAG